The following coding sequences lie in one Flagellimonas eckloniae genomic window:
- a CDS encoding M15 family metallopeptidase, with protein sequence MKRRTFIKNTAATSLVCSIPPFFNLNSDPDDYSVTELMGKADIELFGEGINLREEAHDAFVKMKKAAYTDGFDIKMVSSYRDFYRQESIWERKFLRYTEDQGMQPLDAIDKIIEYSTIPGTSRHHWGTDIDIVDGYAKTSGDILVPEKFEEGGPFGGFKLWLNENSEKFGFYLVYTKEPRRRGFKYEPWHYSYAPISIPMLTAFRKKNILKLILNEDFMGSEHFTTGFLKAYIQDNILDINQELL encoded by the coding sequence ATGAAGAGAAGGACTTTTATTAAAAATACAGCCGCCACCAGTCTGGTCTGTTCCATTCCACCTTTTTTCAACCTAAACAGTGACCCAGATGATTATTCTGTTACAGAATTAATGGGAAAAGCTGATATTGAACTTTTTGGAGAGGGCATTAACCTAAGGGAAGAAGCCCATGACGCCTTTGTGAAAATGAAAAAAGCTGCATACACAGACGGTTTCGATATTAAAATGGTATCTAGCTACAGAGATTTTTACAGACAGGAAAGTATATGGGAGCGAAAATTTTTGCGCTACACCGAAGATCAAGGAATGCAACCTTTGGATGCAATAGATAAAATTATAGAATACTCAACAATTCCAGGAACCAGCAGACACCATTGGGGAACCGATATTGATATTGTTGATGGTTATGCCAAAACATCTGGAGATATTTTGGTTCCTGAAAAGTTTGAGGAAGGTGGACCTTTTGGAGGGTTTAAACTCTGGCTCAATGAAAATTCAGAAAAATTTGGGTTTTACCTTGTTTACACTAAAGAACCAAGAAGAAGGGGTTTTAAATATGAACCATGGCATTACAGCTATGCTCCAATATCAATACCCATGCTAACTGCATTTAGAAAGAAAAATATTTTAAAATTGATTCTAAATGAAGACTTTATGGGTTCTGAGCATTTTACCACTGGATTCTTAAAAGCATACATTCAAGATAATATTTTGGACATTAACCAAGAACTGTTATAA
- a CDS encoding M48 family metalloprotease: MRRGSWKIRILIGLAIVAFAFIQRCNNKEENPYTGRVQTINMTADQEIAIGLQSAPEMAQQHGGLYPDERLQAFVDAVGNKLVNNSIARETPYEYDFHLLADDQTINAFALPGGQCFITYALFSQLNEEQLAGVLGHEIGHVIGRHSAERIAESSFWETLTMGASVGGDMGGLVSGIGQNTLLKNGRGDELESDELGVLFMIQSGYDPYEMIKVMEILKTAAGPNRVPEFQSTHPDPENRIEKIKEAIEKYSGR, encoded by the coding sequence ATGAGAAGAGGTAGTTGGAAAATCCGTATCCTTATTGGGCTTGCCATTGTAGCCTTTGCATTTATACAACGATGCAATAATAAAGAAGAGAATCCCTATACAGGACGAGTTCAAACCATTAACATGACTGCAGACCAGGAGATTGCCATAGGCTTGCAGAGCGCCCCTGAAATGGCGCAACAACATGGAGGGCTGTACCCAGATGAACGTTTGCAAGCATTTGTCGATGCCGTAGGAAACAAACTAGTGAATAACAGCATTGCCAGAGAAACTCCTTATGAATATGATTTTCATCTTCTAGCTGACGACCAAACCATAAATGCTTTTGCGCTGCCGGGTGGACAATGTTTTATTACATATGCATTGTTTTCGCAATTAAATGAAGAACAGTTAGCAGGTGTTTTAGGACACGAAATTGGACATGTAATTGGAAGACATTCTGCAGAGCGTATTGCAGAGAGTAGCTTTTGGGAGACTTTGACCATGGGAGCATCTGTAGGAGGTGATATGGGCGGTTTGGTAAGCGGTATAGGACAAAATACATTGTTGAAAAATGGAAGAGGTGATGAACTTGAAAGCGACGAACTTGGAGTTTTATTTATGATTCAATCTGGTTATGACCCCTATGAAATGATTAAGGTTATGGAAATCCTAAAAACTGCAGCTGGCCCGAATAGAGTTCCTGAATTTCAGAGTACCCATCCAGACCCTGAAAACAGAATTGAAAAAATCAA
- a CDS encoding gliding motility-associated C-terminal domain-containing protein: MKKSNGYIKLFLLGLFLITSAISNSQDAVHNFGNLQFHGTAAVGFHIDVIDDGIFDQNSGLTGFYGTNRMTISGTSNPVFEDLEVVVQNGLFLETWVGIRNNTNFVMGDVLTSRNNSNSYLNFIDSSFYIGSGNLTHVDGYAAGTNKELITFPVGDGERIRPLTLTSNGINDLTKCAYFFEDPNNPLSLSGQFSTDNKDFDDLQISELEFWRLESNQPSVINITWDVNSNANLLAESTENLLIVGWSKSQSRWERLGNSSVSGNLQNGNITSDSFIPNEYEIITLGGTDDLLEPFTVLELDNYFLTPNDDGVNDFLLIDGIENVPNNLLNIYNRYGILVYSKLNYANEFRGKSNRNSVISRDSGLSSGIYFYVLTVNDTREKFQGYLYISD, from the coding sequence ATGAAAAAATCAAACGGATACATAAAGCTATTTTTATTGGGTTTGTTCCTAATTACGTCTGCTATTTCCAACTCTCAAGATGCGGTTCATAATTTTGGAAATCTTCAGTTTCATGGAACTGCTGCTGTTGGCTTTCATATTGATGTTATTGATGATGGTATTTTTGACCAAAATTCAGGGTTGACAGGCTTTTATGGCACCAATCGGATGACCATTTCGGGAACTTCGAATCCAGTTTTTGAAGATTTGGAGGTTGTTGTCCAAAATGGATTGTTTTTGGAGACATGGGTTGGAATTAGAAACAATACCAATTTTGTTATGGGCGATGTATTGACTTCAAGAAACAACTCAAATAGCTACCTTAATTTTATTGATTCTTCGTTTTACATAGGAAGTGGAAACCTAACCCATGTTGACGGCTATGCAGCAGGAACAAACAAGGAATTAATTACATTTCCAGTGGGAGATGGAGAACGAATAAGACCTCTTACGTTGACATCCAATGGAATAAATGACCTGACCAAATGTGCTTATTTCTTCGAAGACCCCAATAACCCCCTTTCACTATCGGGGCAATTCAGTACTGATAATAAGGATTTTGATGATCTTCAGATAAGTGAGCTTGAATTTTGGCGATTGGAATCAAATCAACCTTCTGTAATCAACATTACTTGGGACGTAAATAGCAATGCGAACCTGTTGGCAGAATCTACGGAGAATCTGCTGATTGTTGGATGGAGCAAATCACAGAGTAGATGGGAAAGACTTGGTAATTCATCAGTTTCGGGAAACCTTCAAAATGGCAACATTACTTCAGACAGTTTTATACCCAACGAGTATGAAATTATAACATTGGGAGGAACAGATGATTTATTGGAGCCATTTACAGTTTTAGAATTGGACAACTATTTTTTAACACCTAATGATGATGGTGTAAATGACTTTTTGTTAATCGATGGCATTGAAAATGTTCCAAACAATCTTCTCAACATTTACAATCGTTATGGCATTTTAGTCTATTCCAAATTGAATTATGCCAATGAGTTCAGAGGTAAATCCAATCGTAATTCAGTTATTAGTAGAGATTCTGGTCTATCCTCTGGAATTTACTTCTATGTCCTTACCGTAAATGACACAAGGGAAAAGTTCCAAGGATATCTTTACATATCGGATTAA